Proteins encoded by one window of Leptospira neocaledonica:
- a CDS encoding trimeric intracellular cation channel family protein, with translation MDLSYFFNLAGVTVFAVSGALAAAEKKTYHADAFSVFFTGFITAIGGGTLRDITLGNYPVSWVSDSNVLWAIFVGFAITFVFPKLLIRMKTGIFFFDTVGIGIYTVIGTRISLLSGVNPFAAAILGMVSAVFGGVIRDTLINEVPMIFRREIYATACLAGAILYIVLDRYEVDGSLNTAVSAFLVILVRMIAVRFNLSLPKFRLPE, from the coding sequence GTGGACCTTTCTTATTTTTTCAATTTGGCCGGGGTCACCGTATTTGCGGTGTCAGGAGCCTTGGCCGCTGCGGAAAAAAAGACCTATCACGCGGACGCATTTAGTGTATTTTTCACGGGATTTATCACTGCGATCGGTGGAGGAACTTTAAGAGATATTACATTAGGAAATTATCCTGTCTCTTGGGTTTCCGATTCCAATGTTCTTTGGGCCATCTTTGTGGGTTTTGCGATCACATTCGTATTTCCTAAACTTTTAATCCGAATGAAAACCGGGATTTTCTTTTTCGACACAGTTGGGATAGGAATTTATACCGTGATTGGAACTAGGATTTCCTTACTTAGCGGAGTGAATCCTTTTGCCGCAGCGATTCTAGGAATGGTATCTGCGGTGTTCGGAGGAGTGATCCGAGACACTCTTATCAATGAGGTTCCTATGATCTTTCGTAGAGAAATTTATGCAACTGCATGTTTGGCAGGAGCAATCTTATACATTGTATTAGATAGATATGAAGTGGATGGAAGTTTAAACACTGCGGTTTCTGCCTTTCTTGTGATATTAGTACGAATGATCGCAGTTCGATTTAATCTATCTCTTCCTAAATTCCGTTTGCCTGAATAA
- a CDS encoding SDR family oxidoreductase codes for MNILITGANGGLGKNLAEKAHSLGHNILLTNLNEKALKDYVSKQKFDKNKVLTAKLDVTSPSDWKKVMNLAYKKWGKLDILMNVAGYLLPGYIENVSPKDIDRHIDINAKGLMYGTREASIRMIEQGGGHIINIASLAGVAPIPGISLYSTSKFAVRGFSLAVAQELKPKKVFVSVVCPDAIQTPMLDLQKDYEEASMTFSGNRYLKTEEVTDIIFNKVIPNKPMEVLIPGSRGFLAKVGSFLPGLNALLSPSLMGKGKKKQKVYKKS; via the coding sequence ATGAATATACTCATCACTGGTGCAAACGGTGGTTTAGGCAAAAATCTTGCGGAGAAGGCCCACTCCTTAGGTCATAATATTCTTCTCACGAATCTGAACGAAAAAGCTCTGAAGGATTATGTTTCTAAGCAGAAGTTTGACAAGAACAAAGTCCTGACTGCCAAGTTAGATGTGACTTCTCCTTCCGATTGGAAGAAGGTAATGAATCTTGCTTATAAAAAATGGGGAAAACTGGATATTCTAATGAATGTGGCAGGATATCTTCTTCCAGGTTATATCGAAAATGTAAGTCCTAAGGATATAGACAGACATATAGATATCAACGCTAAGGGTTTGATGTATGGGACTAGAGAAGCTTCTATCCGTATGATAGAACAAGGAGGAGGGCATATTATAAATATTGCATCTTTGGCCGGTGTAGCTCCAATTCCTGGGATCTCTCTTTATTCTACTTCTAAGTTTGCAGTTAGAGGATTCTCCCTAGCGGTCGCTCAAGAATTGAAACCTAAAAAAGTATTCGTAAGTGTGGTTTGTCCCGACGCGATCCAAACACCGATGCTTGATCTGCAAAAAGATTATGAAGAAGCTTCCATGACATTCTCAGGAAACAGATATCTCAAAACGGAAGAAGTAACTGATATTATTTTTAACAAGGTCATTCCTAATAAACCTATGGAAGTTCTGATCCCTGGTTCCAGAGGATTTTTAGCAAAGGTAGGAAGTTTTCTGCCGGGGTTGAACGCGTTACTCAGCCCTTCTCTCATGGGAAAGGGGAAGAAGAAACAAAAAGTATACAAAAAGAGTTAA